From one Perca flavescens isolate YP-PL-M2 chromosome 19, PFLA_1.0, whole genome shotgun sequence genomic stretch:
- the LOC114545420 gene encoding lysine-specific demethylase 6B-like → MHHAVEQFGGRGTRDSFPLDGLNRGPWAPVGGRAWQPPARCSPGINHQLLSHLPPGPMGGLNHPSKFFSNGPMRGCEKLELPQPMLPGLQREQQRPPHHHLHPPPPHRAWEQLGQLYESHLPPQGHPVVPLPNEHSLRPHNGGYAGNSGPPPNPHLPHNRPNQLLKFRCCLYCLFCPQEQHVPRGPPLLGDEMWAQVHQQRGYPGKMLGGQLKRPGPPLGEHSVIQHTPLPSMHPSSRPAAEDCPSPSKRKKSSDQVSHPGLQRFPGPGQSLPSQHQSSVHHLPPKAALWNPLHKNTPWQPQTSDRKNPQSQEFQLRTETNKQGMGSYAQKSSPASSTPSNFSPPPNSSPGSYNQGCAPQLQKDAFQPQAVNQQSPHSSYTSSKPCQTMEPRGAHNQRGPLIGGQGGGQATSHTASTPTRLDRDQHLHAQSSPANPPATSNNSSSSSVPYSHFQPHPGLGHKGPPPPPPPGGSTSVPQHLQSRPHEAWRYQSRPSSHSLESGIYRPPGLLPQSQQSHNQVVDSRVPVPSQHHHHVSPPLPQTNSTRTPVITANHPIAQASCAIGGYSNSRSSTGVTMTGVSTVTTSPPAGCPVNNGSSNSGWQRGREPVTQTSTRGVTSPISQLDALLQPGCQRGQTTTANQLHQQELPRPQHGPTKSRPTKGKTSYYAQAKMEQPPAFSSSSSLFSSGHQRAGDSVITSRVSNPLPGSPTTYRSAPRSTGNTAPQPSNPSIPAVSSRLGHHLEFAVTRAYSEPQICPPAQTSVPQSIEEALDKLDAELEGHMQAEERRKRDREVEQERKIREEQRQKKEWEMRQKRDEEKKRKELEKEEERKKRELDKQEEERRRREWERQEQERKRRREK, encoded by the exons ATGCATCACGCAGTAGAGCAGTTTGGCGGGCGTGGCACACGGGATTCCTTCCCTCTGGACGGACTCAACCGGGGACCATGGGCTCCCGTGGGCGGCCGCGCCTGGCAGCCACCTGCCAG GTGTTCGCCTGGAATAAACCACCAGCTCCTTTCCCATCTACCTCCTGGTCCTATGGGCGGACTGAACCATCCCAGTAAATTCTTTAGTAATGG GCCCATGCGAGGATGTGAAAAACTTGAGCTCCCACAGCCAATGTTGCCAGGTCTGCAGAGGGAGCAGCAGAgacctcctcatcatcatcttcaccCTCCACCTCCCCACAGAGCATGGGAGCAACTAGGTCAGCTCTATGAATCCCACCTCCCTCCTCAAGGACATCCTGTTGTGCCACTGCCCAATGAGCACTCACTTCGTCCCCATAATGGAGGCTATGCAGGCAACAGCGGCCCTCCCCCCAACCCCCATCTTCCCCACAACAGACCAAACCAACTGCTGAAG TTTCGGTGTTGTCTTTATTGTCTGTTTTGTCCTCAGGAGCAGCATGTTCCCCGGGGTCCGCCATTGCTGGGAGATGAGATGTGGGCTCAGGTGCACCAG CAGAGGGGCTACCCAGGGAAGATGCTAGGGGGTCAGCTGAAGAGGCCAGGCCCTCCATTGGGAGAGCACTCTGTTATCCAGCACACTCCTCTGCCATCCATGCACCCGTCCTCCCGCCCAGCTGCAGAGGACTGTCCCAGCCCCAGCAAGAGAAAAAAGAGTTCGGATCAG GTATCTCATCCTGGACTGCAGCGTTTCCCTGGCCCTGGCCAGTCTTTGCCATCTCAGCACCAGTCATCAGTCCACCACCTCCCTCCAAAAGCTGCCTTGTGGAACCCCCTTCACAAGAACACTCCTTGGCAGCCCCAGACTTCTGACCGTAAGAACCCACAATCGCAGGAGTTCCAGCTCAGAACA GAAACCAACAAACAAGGAATGGGTAGCTATGCCCAAAAGTCCTCTCCTGCCTCTTCCACTCCTTCAAACTTCTCCCCTCCACCAAACTCCTCCCCGGGAAGCTACAACCAGGGATGTGCTCCTCAGCTCCAGAAAGACGCATTCCAACCTCAGGCTGTAAACCAGCAGTCCCCTCACTCCTCCTACACCAGCTCCAAACCCTGCCAAACCATGGAGCCTCGTGGTGCTCACAACCAGAGAGGCCCTCTCATTGGGGGCCAAGGTGGCGGCCAAGCTACCTCTCACACGGCATCTACCCCAACCAGGTTAGACAGAGATCAACACCTACATGCCCAATCGTCACCAGCAAACCCTCCTGCaaccagcaacaacagcagcagcagcagtgtgccTTACAGCCACTTCCAGCCTCATCCAGGGCTGGGGCACAAGggtccacctcctcctcctcctcctggcgGCAGCACCTCAGTACCTCAGCATCTGCAAAGTAGGCCCCATGAGGCTTGGAGATACCAGAGCAGGCCCAGCAGTCACTCCCTA GAGTCGGGTATCTACAGGCCTCCAGGACTGCTACCTCAGAGCCAGCAGAGCCACAATCAGGTCGTGGATAGCCGGGTTCCAGTTCCTTCCCAGCATCACCATCATGTCAGCCCTCCTCTGCCCCAAACCAATTCCACTCGAACACCTGTCATCACAGCCAATCATCCCATAGCCCAGGCCTCTTGCGCCATAGGTGGCTATAGTAACAGCAGGAGCTCTACTGGTGTAACCATGACTGGTGTCTCCACAGTGACCACATCACCCCCTGCTGGTTGCCCTGTGAACAATGGCAGCAGTAATAGCGgttggcagagaggaagagagccaGTAACCCAAACCTCCACCCGTGGCGTCACTAGCCCCATCTCTCAGCTGGATGCTCTGCTGCAGCCAGGATGTCAGAGAGGCCAGACTACCACTGCCAACCAGCTTCACCAACAGGAGCTGCCCAGACCACAACATGGACCCACCAAGTCCCGGCCCACGAAGGGGAAGACGTCATACTATGCTCAGGCAAAGATGGAGCAACCTCCTGCATTTTCCTCATCATCTTCGTTGTTCTCCTCAGGGCACCAGAGGGCAGGGGACAGTGTGATTACAAGCAGAGTTTCAAATCCTCTTCCTGGCTCTCCTACAACGTACCGCTCAGCTCCACGCTCTACTGGCAATACTGCACCTCAGCCATCCAATCCATCCATTCCAGCCGTCTCATCCAGACTGGGTCATCATTTAGAATTTGCTGTGACACGGGCGTACTCTGAGCCCCAGATTTGTCCACCAGCTCAGACCTCTGTTCCTCAGTCCATTGAAGAGGCTCTAGACAAGCTTGATGCAGAGCTAGAGGGTCACATGCAAGCTGAagaaaggaggaagagggaCAGAGAAGTGGAGCAAGAGAGAAAAATCAGAGAAGAGCAAAGGCAAAAGAAAGAATGGGAGATGAGACAAAAGCGGGatgaagagaagaagaggaaggagctggagaaggaggaggagaggaagaagagagaacTGGACAAACAGGAGGAGGAGCGGAGAAGGAGAGAATGGGAGAGACAGgagcaggagagaaagaggag aagagagaagtAG
- the kdm6ba gene encoding lysine-specific demethylase 6B, with translation MERKREEELCSAKGKEQTAIENLERLLSCNSSPTRRPPRLSSVTAPPSDPSPPSSQASPPYPWLSRGGVPPCLPGQTPTTTTPVERLRPPPLTPRPPPLTPQTEYAREKQRQREMWSNNGGMTFSPSSTHNTSGMNQSVYPNKPPTMQAAPNQSKDSAMVRDSSQHTLPTLALREPPKLYQAFPRENITPPRSSSSSIKEILHKQVTSSNLENASSCGTDSAQFEEEPSELSTLLPDGLANIMAMLDESIKKEEEMYNSEKTGSTGLLDNFTPSVQPIKSYLCAPDLIPAMKHQPNQEDFGSNPHASPPVLSRQGSLASPCSRTSSLNEEDEDYLKPSPNPKQSMDTGVGNTNYRHSDLAKLYGLPEQTKSEADEDEDEEDPETPSCSPPPQRPHLHQTGVNNMFKSLATVLGSQKYAYRGGPFGRPPPSALLGVKYSSSLSLGPDICRQQQSSSPTSDSTHAPFSPTVPPLKSSPPPLLEDKKLKIEGADVWRDDGETTEDRINSTKKESISTINPIKVVKEERLLTTISESSLAELGKSCEVMLSRQSLPNKNSIDKPDGHVKVEDRHKPEKVKGHREKDRHRDRDKEREKYKKRKESHSHRSTRNHEDRKEKKKHREKREEMVFSSSSSSSSSSTHSSSSHKRHKDGKSDKEKKDRRILGDLNLQSKEGSENNRGHYDTDKTKCNEPSGASPTSEGEHSEWTSRSSSERSSEEKKDSESGSSLGSTDFLKLKALSDGPPKELKIRLIKVESGDRETFIASEVEEKRIPLEEINIKNTASEIIRSCKGARVKGKFKESFLLPAFSVKPIMTSGEPIPREKLNPPTPSIYLESKRDAFSPVLLQFCTDPKNPVTVIRGLAGSLRLNLGLFSTKSLVEANAEQAVEVRTQVQQPADENWDPSGTGQTWPCESSRSHTTIAKYAQYQASSFQESLQEEKGSDDEDDEDEKKPSYSSDTPSKDSSKESSSAEQKQVGKIIKFGTNIDLSDPKRWKPQLQELQKLPAFMRVASSGNMLSHVGHTILGMNTVQLYMKVPGSRTPGHQENNNFCSVNINIGPGDCEWFSVHENYWQAISDFCEKHGVDYLTGSWWPVLEDLYKANIPVYRFIQRPGDLVWINAGTVHWVQAVGWCNNIAWNVGPLNAYQYQLALERFEWNEVKKVKSIVPMIHVSWNVARTVKITDPDTFKMVKHCLLQSMKHIQVLRDQLVADGKKLSYQSRVKDEPAYYCNECDVEVFNLLFVTSESNSRKTYVVHCEDCARQRSPNLTNVVVLEQYRIEELMNTYDSFNLASSSSR, from the exons atggaGCGAAAGAGGGAGGAGGAACTGTGCAGTGCAAAAGGCAAAGAGCAGACTGCTATTGAAAATCTGGAGAGACTACTCTCCTGCAACAGTTCCCCAACACGGCGACCTCCTCGGCTCTCTTCTGTTACTGCACCTCCTTCAGATCCATCACCCCCCAGCTCCCAGGCTTCACCCCCTTACCCCTGGCTCAGCCGTGGTGGCGTGCCCCCCTGTCTACCAGGCCagacacctaccaccactactCCTGTAGAAAGACTGCGGCCGCCCCCCCTTACACCTCGGCCGCCCCCACTTACACCTCAGACGGAGTATGCcagagaaaagcagagacagagggagatgtGGAGCAACAATGGCGGAATGACATTCAGTCCCTCATCAACACACAATACCTCAGGGATGAACCAGTCGGTATACCCCAACAAGCCCCCGACAATGCAAGCCGCACCCAACCAATCCAAAGACTCAGCCATGGTGAGAGACAGCAGCCAACACACTCTCCCTACCTTGGCACTTAGAGAACCCCCTAAACTGTATCAGGCTTTTCCCAGAGAAAACATCACACCACCACGCTCATCCTCCAGCTCCATTAAGGAAATCCTCCACAAGCAGGTGACCAGTAGTAATTTGGAAAATGCCAGCAGCTGTGGCACTGACTCTGCCCAGTTTGAGGAAGAGCCCTCTGAGTTGTCCACATTGCTTCCCGATGGTCTGGCTAACATTATGGCCATGCTCGATGAATCTAtcaaaaaagaagaggagatgTATAACAGTGAAAAGACTGGGTCCACAGGTCTTCTTGACAACTTTACTCCTAGTGTCCAGCCTATCAAGAGCTACCTTTGTGCCCCAGACCTCATTCCAGCAATGAAGCATCAGCCCAACCAGGAAGACTTTGGATCCAATCCTCATGCTAGCCCTCCTGTGCTCAGTCGCCAAGGCTCTCTGGCTTCCCCTTGCAGCCGAACATCTTCTCTCAATGAGGAGGATGAGGACTACCTTAAACCTTCCCCAAACCCTAAACAGTCAATGGACACGGGAGTGGGGAACACCAATTACCGCCACAGTGACCTGGCTAAACTTTATGGCCTCCCAGAGCAAACTAAAAGTGAGGCTGAcgaggatgaggatgaggaggacCCGGAGACACCCTCCTGTTCTCCACCACCCCAAAGACCCCACCTCCACCAAACGGGTGTAAACAACATGTTCAAGTCCCTAGCAACAGTTCTAGGGAGCCAGAAGTATGCTTACCGTGGTGGGCCTTTTGGGAGACCCCCTCCATCAGCTCTGCTTGGGGTCAAATATTCCTCTTCACTGTCACTGGGCCCCGATATATGCCGCCAGCAGCAAAGCAGTTCTCCCACGTCAGATTCAACTCATGCACCATTCAGTCCAACTGTCCCACCTCTTAagtcctcccctcctcctctgctaGAAGACAAGAAATTGAAAATAGAGGGCGCTGATGTCTggagagatgatggagagacAACCGAGGACCGAATAAACTCTACCAAAAAGGAAAGTATTTCTACCATAAATCCTATTAAGGTGGTCAAGGAGGAGCGGTTGTTGACGACCATCTCTGAGTCCTCTCTGGCAGAGTTGGGCAAAAGCTGTGAGGTCATGCTTAGTCGACAGTCACTTCCTAACAAGAATTCCATCGATAAACCTGATGGCCATGTCAAAGTGGAGGATAGACACAAACCTGAGAAAGTAAagggacacagagagaaagacagacacagggatagagataaagagagggagaaatatAAGAAGAGGAAGGAAAGTCACAGCCACAGGAGCACCAGGAACCATGAAGataggaaagaaaagaagaagcatcgagaaaagagagaggagatggtcttctcctcttcttcatcatcatcatcttcctccACTCATTCCAGCTCCAGCCACAAGCGGCACAAGGATGGCAAGAGCGATAAAGAGAAGAAGGATCGCAGAATTCTTGGCGACCTCAACCTCCAGAGCAAAGAGGGGTCTGAGAATAATCGGGGTCATTATGACACCGATAAAACAAAATGCAACGAACCATCCGGTGCCAGCCCCACCAGTGAAGGAGAGCATTCAGAATGGACCTCGAGAAGTTCTAGCGAGAGATCTTCTGAGGAGAAAAAAGACTCTGAATCTGGTTCTTCATTGGGTTCAACGGACTTCTTGAAACTGAAAGCGCTGTCAGATGGGCCACCCAAAGAGCTAAAGATTCGCCTGATCAAAGTAGAGAGCGGGGACAGGGAGACATTCATAGCGTCTGAGGTGGAGGAAAAGAGGATCCCATTGGAGGAAATCAACATTAAGAACACTGCCAGCGAAATCATCAGGTCCTGCAA GGGGGCCAGAGTGAAAGGGAAGTTCAAAGAATCTTTCTTGCTCCCAGCCTTCTCTGTCAAGCCCATCATGACCTCGGGCGAACCAATTCCCAGAGAGAAACTCAACCCTCCTACACCCAGCATCTAT TTGGAGAGTAAGAGGGATGCGTTCTCCCCTGTGTTGCTGCAGTTCTGTACAGACCCCAAAAATCCTGTTACTGTCATCAGAGGCCTGGCTGGATCTCTACGACTCA ACCTGGGGCTGTTTTCTACAAAGTCACTGGTTGAGGCCAATGCAGAGCAGGCGGTAGAGGTGAGGACTCAGGTGCAGCAGCCTGCTGATGAGAACTGGGACCCCAGTGGGACAGGCCAGACATGGCCCTGCGAGAGCAGCCGCTCCCACACCACCATTGCCAAGTATGCCCAGTACCAGGCCTCCAGCTTCCAAGAGAGTCTGCAG GAGGAAAAAGGCAGCGATGACGAGGATGATGAAGATGAGAAGAAGCCTTCTTACAGTTCTGATACTCCAAGCAAGGACAGCTCTAAAGAAAGTAGCAG TGCTGAGCAGAAACAAGTGGGGAAGATAATTAAGTTTGGCACCAACATTGACCTCTCAGATCCGAAGAG GTGGAAGCCTCAGCTTCAGGAGTTGCAGAAGCTACCAGCCTTTATGCGTGTAGCATCGAGTGGAAACATGCTGAGCCACGTCGGACACACCATCCTAGGCATGAACACCGTCCAGCTCTACATGAAGGTTCCAGGAAGCCGAACGCCAG GTCACCAAGAGAACAATAACTTTTGCTCGGTGAACATCAACATCGGCCCTGGAGACTGTGAGTGGTTCTCTGTCCATGAGAACTACTGGCAGGCCATTAGCGACTTCTGTGAAAA GCACGGAGTGGACTATCTGACCGGGTCCTGGTGGCCGGTGTTGGAGGACCTCTACAAAGCCAACATCCCAGTGTACCGCTTCATCCAGCGGCCTGGAGACTTGGTGTGGATCAACGCTGGAACTGTACACTGGGTTCAGGCCGTAGGCTGGTGCAACAACATCGCCTGGAATGTTGGACCTCTCAATG CTTACCAGTACCAACTGGCCCTGGAGAGGTTTGAGTGGAATGAAGTGAAGAAGGTCAAATCCATTGTCCCCATGATCCATGTGTCCTGGAATGTGGCCCGCACTGTCAAGATCACCGACCCAGACACTTTCAAGATGGTCAA ACACTGCTTGCTGCAGTCCATGAAGCACATCCAGGTCCTGCGGGACCAACTGGTGGCTGACGGCAAGAAGCTTTCCTATCAGAGTCGGGTCAAGGACGAGCCTGCCTACTACTGCAACGAGTGTGAT GTGGAGGTGTTCAATTTGTTGTTTGTGACAAGTGAGAGCAACAGCAGGAAAACCTATGTGGTTCACTGTGAGGACTGCGCACGTCAGCGTAGCCCCAACCTGACCAACGTAGTGGTGCTGGAGCAGTACCGCATAGAGGAGCTCATGAACACATATGACTCCTTCAACCTG GCCTCGTCCTCCTCCCGGTGA